Proteins from a genomic interval of Anas platyrhynchos isolate ZD024472 breed Pekin duck chromosome 4, IASCAAS_PekinDuck_T2T, whole genome shotgun sequence:
- the TACC3 gene encoding transforming acidic coiled-coil-containing protein 3 isoform X1 — MSLQILNAENGENGENISDDLTAEDCGFCFAPPEPTGRPSILRLSQKENLPPKSVAKAMKVTFQTPLRDPQTRKILSPTMTDKLESTFTLDDCSEAFQDDLLSAPVSIDTSLQKAEAEASNTEINTQMPEKVSAAPFPDDEMPVKSRGSYNIDFDNLNDINPFQSSMQLQNSPGNLQKSPVRVSSSSGKTSEKSSNSLPLDSTASSPIASTEHPSEEENTLFAGKESVLTELESNKPKLSPKQAISDSVQESTSTEVNQAGKSGNLGPSSSDATDSSKTGESKLQNVSVAEKASAEELKPLEEPAVSKREPSEKPGVPKAGPVKLEFDFDNTSARKPPPKKLGKRPGIKPPSKKIPTTKTKPENTEVQNKSNVEDEIPVPKASYKFDWDKLDDPNFNPFGGGSKISTSPKCSEPSSQKAELQEELDHTSPRKEPLPVEQDNRPITGEILEKKEPRSPEIGKQNVVEDKPRMQETPGVQGEAELPEAPAMEKQINPSKVSPANTPSQDNLVSADSGKRSMSAEETKPSSHKTEITADEQTASTEAEEFFRPSAEVLGMGNEIDYLEQFGTSSFKESALRKQSLYLKFDPLLRDSPRKPIFGTFETSTSIMAVPPQYGPVSDLSKLLEEAEKPAVSLQNEEKPKGLDLLGTFTTSDTDSLIPDSFTSDISPLNSAASTDAAVDAIIDVLKYSQKDMDAAVELVKREVQEKELETLEWKKKYEKLHMEYKEMGKIVAEFEGTITQMMEDAQKQKELSKKEMQRMAEEKQQVISDLNSMEKSFSELFKRFEKQKEVLEGYHKNEEALKKYAEEYLARIKREEQRYQALKAHAEEKLHQANEEIAQVRSKAKSETAALQASLRKEQMRIQSLERSLEQKTKENDELTKICDDLILKMEKNA; from the exons ATGAGTCTGCAgattttaaatgcagaaaatggagaaaatggagaaaacatcAGTGATGATCTAACAGCGGAAGACTGTGGCTTTTGCTTCGCACCACCGGAACCTACAGGGAGACCTTCCATTCTGCGCCTGTCCCAGAAAGAAAACTTGCCACCAAAAAGCGTGGCAAAAGCTATGAAG GTAACCTTTCAAACTCCTCTAAGAGATCCTCAAACTCGAAAAATCTTGAGTCCTACCATGACGGACAAACTTGAGTCTACTTTCACACTTGATGATTGCAGTGAAGCCTTTCAGGATGATCTTTTATCTGCACCTGTCAGTATTGA cacGAGTCTTCAAAAGGCTGAAGCTGAAGCAAGTAATACAGAGATAAATACGCAAATGCCAGAGAAAGTCAGTGCTGCTCCTTTCCCAGATGATGAGATGCCAGTGAAGAGCCGAGGTTCCTACAATATTGATTTTGATAACTTAAATGACATCAATCCCTTTCAGAGTTCAATGCAGCTTCAGAACTCTCCTGGAAATCTGCAAAAATCTCCTGTAAGAGTATCTAGCAGCTCTgggaaaacttctgaaaaaagtAGTAATTCTCTTCCACTGGATAGTACAGCTTCTTCACCTATAGCAAGTACTGAGCACCCAAGTGAAGAGGAGAATACTCTTTTTGCTGGAAAAGAATCTGTTTTGACAGAGTTGGAGTCTAACAAACCCAAACTGTCCCCAAAACAAGCTATCAGTGACTCTGTGCAGGAGTCAACTTCCACAGAAGTAAACCAAGCTGGTAAATCTGGCAATCTGGGTCCTAGTAGCTCTGATGCAACTGATTCTTCTAAAACTGGGGAATCAAAGCTTCAGAATGTTTCAGTAGCAGAAAAAGCTTCTGCAGAAGAGTTGAAGCCTCTGGAAGAACCTGCTGTCTCTAAAAGGGAACCCTCAGAAAAGCCTGGTGTCCCCAAAGCCGGACCAGTAAAACTGGAATTTGACTTTGATAATACCAGTGCTAGAAAACCACCGCCGAAGAAACTAGGTAAAAGGCCTGGTATTAAACCACCTTCCAAAAAAATTCCGACTACCAAAACAAAGCCAGAGAATACTGAAgtgcaaaataaaagtaatgtgGAAGATGAAATTCCTGTTCCAAAAGCATCTTATAAGTTTGACTGGGACAAACTTGATGATCCAAACTTCAATCCCTTTGGAGGAGGCTCTAAAATTTCCACCTCACCCAAGTGCTCTGAACCTAGCTCTCAGAAAGCTGaactgcaggaggagctggatcACACCTCACCAAGAAAGGAGCCTCTTCCAGTGGAGCAGGATAACAGACCAATTACTGGTGAAATTCTTGAGAAAAAAGAACCCAGAAGCCC GGAGATTGGCAAACAGAATGTGGTAGAAGACAAGCCAAGAATGCAAGAAACACCAGGAGTTCAAGGAGAAGCTGAACTTCCAGAAGCACCGGCAATG gagaAGCAAATAAACCCATCTAAAGTGTCTCCAGCTAATACCCCATCTCAAGATAATTTAGTTTCTGCTGACAGTGGGAAAAGGTCAATGTCTGCAGAAGAAACTAAACCTAGCTCACACAAAACCGAAATAACAGCAGATGAGCAGACAGCAAGCACTGAAGCTGAAGAGTTCTTCAGACCATCAGCAGAAG TTCTAGGAATGGGCAATGAAATAGACTATCTGGAGCAGTTTGGAACTTCATCA TTCAAAGAGTCTGCTTTGAGGAAACAATCTCTGTATTTGAAGTTTGACCCTCTGCTGAGAGACAGTCCAAGAAAACCAATTTTTGGCACTTTTGAGACAAGTACAAGTATCATGGCTGTTCCACCACAGTATGG cccTGTTTCTGATCTAAGCAAACTGCTTGAGGAAGCTGAAAAGCCTGCTGTGAGTCTTCAAAATGAAGAGAAACCAAAAGGACTAGATCTTCTAGGAACATTTACAACTTCT GACACAGATTCCTTAATCCCAGACTCTTTCACTAGTGACATTTCTCCACTCAATTCTGCTGCTTCCACAGATGCTGCGGTGGATGCTATTATAGATGTACTAAAATATAGCCAAAAAGACATGGATGCAGCTGTTGAACTGGTTAAAAGAGAG GTTCAAGAGAAAGAGTTGGAGACTCTCGAATGGAAAAAGAAGTATGAAAAGCTTCATATGGAATACAAGGAAATGGG aaaaatagTTGCTGAGTTTGAAGGTACAATAACCCAAATGATGG AGGATGCTCAGAAGCAAAAGGagctttcaaagaaagaaatgcagaggatGGCGGAAGAGAAGCAACAAGTTATTTCAGATCTGAATTCTATGGAGAAATCTTTTTCTGAACTCTTTAAGagatttgaaaaacagaaagaagtgcTGGAGGGTTACCATAAA AATGAAGAGGCTTTGAAAAAATATGCTGAAGAATACCTGGCTAGAATTAAGAGAGAGGAACAGAGATATCAGGCACTAAAGGCACATGCTGAAGAAAAGCTGCATCA AGCAAATGAGGAAATTGCCCAAGTACGAAGCAAAGCTAAATCGGAGACTGCAGCGCTCCAAGCCAGCCTCCGCAAAGAACAAATGAGGATCCAGTCTTTAGAGAGGAGCCTTGAACAAAAG acTAAAGAAAACGATGAACTAACAAAAATCTGTGATGACTTGATtttgaagatggaaaaaaatgcatag
- the TACC3 gene encoding transforming acidic coiled-coil-containing protein 3 isoform X2 has protein sequence MPEKVSAAPFPDDEMPVKSRGSYNIDFDNLNDINPFQSSMQLQNSPGNLQKSPVRVSSSSGKTSEKSSNSLPLDSTASSPIASTEHPSEEENTLFAGKESVLTELESNKPKLSPKQAISDSVQESTSTEVNQAGKSGNLGPSSSDATDSSKTGESKLQNVSVAEKASAEELKPLEEPAVSKREPSEKPGVPKAGPVKLEFDFDNTSARKPPPKKLGKRPGIKPPSKKIPTTKTKPENTEVQNKSNVEDEIPVPKASYKFDWDKLDDPNFNPFGGGSKISTSPKCSEPSSQKAELQEELDHTSPRKEPLPVEQDNRPITGEILEKKEPRSPEIGKQNVVEDKPRMQETPGVQGEAELPEAPAMEKQINPSKVSPANTPSQDNLVSADSGKRSMSAEETKPSSHKTEITADEQTASTEAEEFFRPSAEVLGMGNEIDYLEQFGTSSFKESALRKQSLYLKFDPLLRDSPRKPIFGTFETSTSIMAVPPQYGPVSDLSKLLEEAEKPAVSLQNEEKPKGLDLLGTFTTSDTDSLIPDSFTSDISPLNSAASTDAAVDAIIDVLKYSQKDMDAAVELVKREVQEKELETLEWKKKYEKLHMEYKEMGKIVAEFEGTITQMMEDAQKQKELSKKEMQRMAEEKQQVISDLNSMEKSFSELFKRFEKQKEVLEGYHKNEEALKKYAEEYLARIKREEQRYQALKAHAEEKLHQANEEIAQVRSKAKSETAALQASLRKEQMRIQSLERSLEQKTKENDELTKICDDLILKMEKNA, from the exons ATGCCAGAGAAAGTCAGTGCTGCTCCTTTCCCAGATGATGAGATGCCAGTGAAGAGCCGAGGTTCCTACAATATTGATTTTGATAACTTAAATGACATCAATCCCTTTCAGAGTTCAATGCAGCTTCAGAACTCTCCTGGAAATCTGCAAAAATCTCCTGTAAGAGTATCTAGCAGCTCTgggaaaacttctgaaaaaagtAGTAATTCTCTTCCACTGGATAGTACAGCTTCTTCACCTATAGCAAGTACTGAGCACCCAAGTGAAGAGGAGAATACTCTTTTTGCTGGAAAAGAATCTGTTTTGACAGAGTTGGAGTCTAACAAACCCAAACTGTCCCCAAAACAAGCTATCAGTGACTCTGTGCAGGAGTCAACTTCCACAGAAGTAAACCAAGCTGGTAAATCTGGCAATCTGGGTCCTAGTAGCTCTGATGCAACTGATTCTTCTAAAACTGGGGAATCAAAGCTTCAGAATGTTTCAGTAGCAGAAAAAGCTTCTGCAGAAGAGTTGAAGCCTCTGGAAGAACCTGCTGTCTCTAAAAGGGAACCCTCAGAAAAGCCTGGTGTCCCCAAAGCCGGACCAGTAAAACTGGAATTTGACTTTGATAATACCAGTGCTAGAAAACCACCGCCGAAGAAACTAGGTAAAAGGCCTGGTATTAAACCACCTTCCAAAAAAATTCCGACTACCAAAACAAAGCCAGAGAATACTGAAgtgcaaaataaaagtaatgtgGAAGATGAAATTCCTGTTCCAAAAGCATCTTATAAGTTTGACTGGGACAAACTTGATGATCCAAACTTCAATCCCTTTGGAGGAGGCTCTAAAATTTCCACCTCACCCAAGTGCTCTGAACCTAGCTCTCAGAAAGCTGaactgcaggaggagctggatcACACCTCACCAAGAAAGGAGCCTCTTCCAGTGGAGCAGGATAACAGACCAATTACTGGTGAAATTCTTGAGAAAAAAGAACCCAGAAGCCC GGAGATTGGCAAACAGAATGTGGTAGAAGACAAGCCAAGAATGCAAGAAACACCAGGAGTTCAAGGAGAAGCTGAACTTCCAGAAGCACCGGCAATG gagaAGCAAATAAACCCATCTAAAGTGTCTCCAGCTAATACCCCATCTCAAGATAATTTAGTTTCTGCTGACAGTGGGAAAAGGTCAATGTCTGCAGAAGAAACTAAACCTAGCTCACACAAAACCGAAATAACAGCAGATGAGCAGACAGCAAGCACTGAAGCTGAAGAGTTCTTCAGACCATCAGCAGAAG TTCTAGGAATGGGCAATGAAATAGACTATCTGGAGCAGTTTGGAACTTCATCA TTCAAAGAGTCTGCTTTGAGGAAACAATCTCTGTATTTGAAGTTTGACCCTCTGCTGAGAGACAGTCCAAGAAAACCAATTTTTGGCACTTTTGAGACAAGTACAAGTATCATGGCTGTTCCACCACAGTATGG cccTGTTTCTGATCTAAGCAAACTGCTTGAGGAAGCTGAAAAGCCTGCTGTGAGTCTTCAAAATGAAGAGAAACCAAAAGGACTAGATCTTCTAGGAACATTTACAACTTCT GACACAGATTCCTTAATCCCAGACTCTTTCACTAGTGACATTTCTCCACTCAATTCTGCTGCTTCCACAGATGCTGCGGTGGATGCTATTATAGATGTACTAAAATATAGCCAAAAAGACATGGATGCAGCTGTTGAACTGGTTAAAAGAGAG GTTCAAGAGAAAGAGTTGGAGACTCTCGAATGGAAAAAGAAGTATGAAAAGCTTCATATGGAATACAAGGAAATGGG aaaaatagTTGCTGAGTTTGAAGGTACAATAACCCAAATGATGG AGGATGCTCAGAAGCAAAAGGagctttcaaagaaagaaatgcagaggatGGCGGAAGAGAAGCAACAAGTTATTTCAGATCTGAATTCTATGGAGAAATCTTTTTCTGAACTCTTTAAGagatttgaaaaacagaaagaagtgcTGGAGGGTTACCATAAA AATGAAGAGGCTTTGAAAAAATATGCTGAAGAATACCTGGCTAGAATTAAGAGAGAGGAACAGAGATATCAGGCACTAAAGGCACATGCTGAAGAAAAGCTGCATCA AGCAAATGAGGAAATTGCCCAAGTACGAAGCAAAGCTAAATCGGAGACTGCAGCGCTCCAAGCCAGCCTCCGCAAAGAACAAATGAGGATCCAGTCTTTAGAGAGGAGCCTTGAACAAAAG acTAAAGAAAACGATGAACTAACAAAAATCTGTGATGACTTGATtttgaagatggaaaaaaatgcatag